A single genomic interval of Zingiber officinale cultivar Zhangliang chromosome 4A, Zo_v1.1, whole genome shotgun sequence harbors:
- the LOC121970635 gene encoding L-type lectin-domain containing receptor kinase IX.1-like, with protein MAFFLSPFPSNSSSYPNSGGCGLGLFSAMVCQSSTDSISSQPVPIVAVEFDTYPNPALDDPSTPHVGIDVGSARSVEYKIWDADGGDDKWQGDAWVSYDSGTHNLSVVLALRSNVSRTTNYSLSYIVDLREVLISSEVAVGFSASTGINNETHTLLSWDLSSTLVKHPPVRRRKSKTGLIVGMVTGVGTLLLLLLLGFVFLWSRKKRANIVRDQHQLLDDGLETQGRPNGFSYEELAAASRNFSEDVKLGEGGFGSVYKGRLERFNLDVAIKRFAKESSKQGKKEYFSELNVISRLGHRNLVKLVGWCQEQQELLLVYEFLPNGSLDSWLYSAQNHLRWPERYKIALDLASAMLYLQHEWEQCVLHRDVKPSNIMLDSAFNAKLGDFGLARLIDHDLSWKTTVNAGTLGYMAPEYLDSGKASKESDVYSFGVVALEIACARRPSTGKLVERAWEFYAKGKVVEAADEKLNGEFDEEQMERVLVVGLWCAHPDFNLRPSMKQAINVLNGQAALPNLPPC; from the exons ATGGCTTTCTTCCTCTCTCCATTTCCTTCCAACTCCAGTAGCTATCCCAATTCCGGTGGCTGCGGCCTCGGCTTGTTCAGTGCTATGGTATGTCAGTCATCGACAGACAGCATCTCCTCACAGCCGGTTCCGATTGTGGCAGTGGAGTTTGACACGTACCCAAATCCTGCACTCGACGATCCATCGACTCCTCATGTTGGGATCGATGTCGGCTCAGCCAGGTCAGTTGAGTACAAAATATGGGACGCCGATGGAGGTGATGACAAATGGCAGGGAGATGCATGGGTGAGCTACGATTCAGGCACTCATAATTTAAGTGTTGTCCTAGCTCTAAGATCAAATGTATCCCGTACTACGAATTACAGCCTTAGCTACATCGTGGACCTTCGGGAGGTGCTTATCTCATCCGAG GTTGCGGTAGGGTTCTCGGCATCGACGGGAATTAATAATGAGACACACACACTTTTATCATGGGATTTATCTTCGACTCTGGTGAAACATCCTCCCGTGCGACGACGCAAAAGCAAAACAGGGCTCATTGTTGGCATGGTCACAGGGGTAGGgaccctcctcctcctcttgcTGTTGGGTTTCGTGTTCTTGTGGAGCAGGAAGAAGAGGGCAAACATTGTCAGGGACCAGCACCAGCTGCTTGATGATGGCTTGGAGACACAAGGAAGGCCAAATGGGTTCTCGTACGAAGAGCTAGCCGCTGCCTCGAGGAACTTCTCTGAGGACGTCAAGCTTGGGGAAGGTGGATTCGGCTCGGTCTACAAAGGCCGTCTGGAGAGATTCAACCTTGACGTCGCCATTAAGAGGTTCGCCAAGGAGtcgtccaagcaaggaaagaaagAGTACTTCTCTGAACTCAACGTCATTAGCCGCCTCGGACATCGTAATCTGGTTAAGCTGGTCGGCTGGTGTCAAGAACAACAAGAACTCCTCCTCGTCTACGAGTTCTTGCCCAACGGTAGCCTCGACTCGTGGCTGTACTCCGCGCAAAATCATTTGAGGTGGCCGGAGAGGTACAAGATCGCACTCGACTTGGCCTCTGCGATGCTCTATCTCCAGCACGAATGGGAGCAGTGCGTGCTGCATCGCGATGTCAAGCCGAGCAATATCATGTTGGACTCTGCATTTAACGCCAAGCTAGGAGACTTCGGCCTCGCTAGGCTCATCGACCACGACCTCAGCTGGAAGACCACGGTGAATGCCGGAACGCTGGGGTACATGGCCCCTGAATATCTTGACAGTGGCAAAGCCAGCAAAGAGTCAGATGTCTATAGCTTTGGAGTCGTGGCCCTGGAGATTGCTTGTGCGAGAAGACCGAGCACGGGCAAACTAGTGGAACGGGCGTGGGAATTTTATGCCAAGGGCAAAGTAGTTGAAGCAGCCGATGAGAAGCTAAACGGTGAATTTGATGAAGAACAAATGGAGCGAGTGTTGGTTGTAGGATTATGGTGTGCTCATCCAGACTTCAATCTGCGACCCTCAATGAAGCAGGCGATAAACGTGCTCAATGGGCAGGCAGCACTGCCAAATCTTCCTCCGTGCTAA